One part of the Treponema sp. OMZ 787 genome encodes these proteins:
- a CDS encoding NfeD family protein, whose amino-acid sequence MAWWSIWLLIGVLCIGLELIIPGLVIIFFGLGAVFTSAVTLIPFVNQALWLQIILFVLFSVLSLIFLRKKFTPIFKGTVFYSDKKSDKAGEEFADVVEIVFHNKEGRIKYKGTTWSARSMSEEIPEGSRVRVLRREGLTCIVEKVEK is encoded by the coding sequence ATGGCGTGGTGGTCTATATGGCTTTTGATCGGTGTGCTTTGTATAGGCTTAGAGCTTATAATTCCGGGTCTTGTCATTATCTTTTTCGGCCTTGGAGCTGTTTTTACTTCTGCTGTTACATTGATTCCTTTCGTTAACCAAGCTCTTTGGTTACAGATAATTTTATTTGTCTTATTTTCAGTTCTTTCTTTGATTTTTTTGCGTAAAAAATTTACCCCTATTTTTAAGGGAACTGTTTTTTATTCTGATAAAAAAAGCGATAAAGCAGGGGAAGAGTTTGCCGATGTTGTTGAGATTGTTTTTCATAACAAGGAGGGCAGAATAAAGTATAAGGGTACAACTTGGAGTGCCCGCTCTATGTCTGAAGAAATCCCTGAAGGCTCAAGGGTAAGAGTCCTTAGGCGAGAGGGGCTTACCTGCATTGTTGAGAAGGTTGAAAAATAA
- the rpmE gene encoding 50S ribosomal protein L31 — translation MRKDIHPKYEETTITCACGNVINTRSTVKDIKVEICSQCHPFFTGKQKLVDTAGRIDRFKKRYNIKD, via the coding sequence ATGAGAAAAGATATTCATCCGAAATATGAAGAAACAACCATTACTTGTGCTTGCGGTAACGTAATAAATACGCGTTCCACAGTAAAAGATATCAAGGTTGAAATCTGCTCACAGTGTCATCCTTTTTTTACAGGAAAGCAAAAGCTTGTTGACACTGCAGGACGAATTGATCGCTTTAAGAAACGATACAACATCAAAGACTGA
- the rho gene encoding transcription termination factor Rho: MSLSPSETHAEENAAEANEIQAAVEQIDGDASDEIIEKRVVVRSRGRKKAESSSDEAETAPTKKSGAAAKKRIPKDVQEEEKEDVPPASDNSFKIIINDLTKMRMHDLRDMAIKYGVPEDELSLMKKQDVIYHILKNHTNQGGTIFASGSLETLPDGYGFLRSPQNSYLTGTDDVYVSPSQIRLFNLKTGDTVYGQIRSPKEGERYFALLRVETVNYDEPAKSQRRIPFDNLTPLYPKEKLNLETATQEISTRIMNLFCPIGKGQRGLIVAPPRTGKTIMLQKIANAIKANHPEVYLIVLLIDERPEEVTDMERTVNAEVISSTFDEQATRHVQVAEMVLEKAKRLVEHKMDVVILLDSITRLARAYNQTMPTSGKVLSGGVDSNSLHKPKRFFGAARNIEEGGSLTIIATALIETGSKMDEVIFEEFKGTGNMEVNLDRKLSDRRLFPAINIKRSGTRKEELLLTEEEMQLMWILRKFVNSMDDADIIEFLIDRMNKTKNNEAFLKSMNAGLAQKD, translated from the coding sequence GTGAGTCTTAGTCCTTCTGAAACTCATGCTGAAGAGAATGCTGCCGAAGCAAACGAAATTCAGGCTGCCGTAGAACAAATTGACGGGGATGCATCTGATGAAATTATTGAAAAAAGAGTTGTTGTCCGTTCTCGAGGACGAAAAAAAGCAGAAAGCTCTTCGGATGAAGCTGAAACCGCACCTACCAAAAAAAGCGGTGCAGCTGCAAAAAAACGCATACCTAAAGATGTTCAAGAAGAAGAAAAAGAAGACGTTCCTCCTGCATCCGATAACTCTTTTAAAATTATAATAAATGATCTTACAAAGATGCGTATGCATGATTTAAGGGATATGGCCATAAAATACGGGGTACCTGAGGATGAGCTTTCATTAATGAAAAAACAGGATGTGATTTACCATATTCTTAAAAATCATACCAATCAGGGAGGCACTATCTTTGCTTCCGGCTCTTTAGAGACCCTTCCTGACGGGTACGGCTTTTTGCGTTCGCCTCAAAACAGCTATTTGACAGGAACCGATGATGTCTATGTTTCACCCAGTCAGATAAGGCTTTTTAATCTTAAAACCGGAGATACGGTTTACGGTCAAATCCGCTCTCCAAAAGAAGGTGAAAGGTATTTTGCTCTTTTAAGGGTTGAAACGGTCAACTATGATGAGCCTGCAAAGTCTCAACGCCGCATTCCCTTTGATAACCTCACCCCTCTTTATCCTAAAGAAAAGTTAAACCTTGAAACTGCAACTCAGGAAATTTCTACCCGAATCATGAACCTGTTTTGCCCTATAGGAAAGGGGCAGAGAGGATTGATTGTAGCTCCTCCGCGAACCGGAAAAACCATAATGCTTCAAAAAATAGCCAATGCAATCAAGGCCAATCATCCGGAAGTTTATCTTATAGTTCTTTTGATAGATGAGCGTCCTGAGGAAGTTACCGATATGGAGAGGACGGTAAATGCCGAAGTTATTTCTTCTACCTTTGATGAGCAGGCAACCCGCCATGTTCAAGTTGCCGAAATGGTGCTTGAAAAGGCAAAACGCCTTGTTGAGCACAAAATGGATGTCGTTATTCTTTTAGATTCAATTACCCGTTTGGCAAGAGCTTATAACCAGACAATGCCTACTTCGGGTAAGGTTCTATCCGGAGGTGTCGACTCAAACTCTCTTCATAAACCTAAACGCTTTTTCGGTGCTGCAAGAAATATAGAAGAAGGCGGAAGTTTGACCATCATTGCAACAGCTCTTATTGAAACAGGCAGCAAGATGGATGAGGTTATATTTGAAGAATTTAAGGGAACGGGCAATATGGAAGTAAACTTAGACAGAAAACTTTCAGACCGCCGCTTATTCCCTGCTATCAATATAAAACGATCCGGAACTCGAAAAGAAGAGCTTTTATTGACCGAAGAAGAAATGCAGCTTATGTGGATTTTGCGTAAATTTGTAAATTCTATGGACGATGCCGATATTATCGAATTCCTAATCGATAGAATGAATAAAACAAAAAATAATGAGGCATTTTTAAAATCTATGAATGCCGGTCTTGCACAAAAAGACTAA
- a CDS encoding adenylyltransferase/cytidyltransferase family protein — protein MTNLQKINLELKSQKEKFTALLNENGLIADSLESVYGIFDESDNLAACGGREKNILKCFAVKNEFKGIGLTDEILSALLKEAYGEGYKSFFIFTKRSSVSFFTGAGFISLASSDDSALLYRGENTIEEVLKNELLPLCPGDIRETENAAIVMNANPFTLGHRYLIEKALEHCGTDKRLLVFAVETDKSFFSFQDRFMLIKKNTEDLKNVIVLPSSQFLISSATFPSYFLKEKTLISKNQTQLDARIFLKYFVPLFNIKIRFLGEEPLDPSTEIYNQTLLKELPPQCEVKIIERKKTHNNKIISATKVRSAFQNNSLEEVRSFLPEATYNFLSSLKEKNN, from the coding sequence ATGACTAATTTACAAAAAATTAACTTAGAACTTAAAAGTCAAAAAGAAAAATTTACAGCTCTTTTAAATGAAAACGGCCTCATTGCAGATTCTCTTGAAAGCGTTTACGGCATCTTTGACGAATCCGACAATTTGGCCGCCTGCGGCGGGCGGGAAAAAAATATCTTAAAATGCTTTGCCGTCAAGAATGAATTTAAGGGCATCGGCCTTACCGATGAAATTCTTTCGGCCCTCTTAAAAGAAGCCTACGGCGAGGGCTATAAGTCTTTTTTTATATTTACAAAAAGATCAAGCGTTTCATTTTTTACAGGGGCCGGTTTTATAAGCTTAGCCTCATCGGATGATTCTGCCTTATTGTATCGTGGAGAAAACACGATAGAAGAGGTTTTAAAAAATGAACTTCTTCCCCTTTGCCCCGGCGATATAAGGGAAACCGAAAACGCTGCAATCGTCATGAATGCAAATCCCTTTACCCTTGGGCATAGGTACTTAATAGAAAAGGCCTTAGAGCATTGCGGTACCGATAAACGCCTTTTAGTTTTTGCGGTTGAAACAGATAAAAGTTTTTTTTCTTTTCAAGACCGCTTTATGCTTATCAAAAAAAATACTGAAGACTTAAAAAATGTAATAGTGCTTCCTTCATCTCAATTTTTAATAAGTTCTGCAACCTTTCCGTCTTATTTTTTAAAAGAAAAAACTTTGATTAGCAAAAATCAAACCCAGCTCGATGCAAGGATATTTTTAAAATATTTTGTACCTCTATTTAATATTAAAATTCGTTTTTTGGGAGAAGAGCCCTTGGATCCGAGTACTGAAATATATAATCAAACCCTGTTAAAAGAACTCCCGCCCCAATGCGAAGTAAAAATAATTGAGAGGAAAAAAACTCACAACAACAAAATAATTTCTGCAACTAAAGTAAGAAGTGCATTTCAAAATAACAGTCTTGAAGAAGTCCGCTCATTTTTACCGGAAGCGACATATAATTTTCTAAGTTCTTTAAAAGAAAAAAATAATTAA
- the citX gene encoding citrate lyase holo-[acyl-carrier protein] synthase: MSLSLLEKREKTDTFEKKLLHSFPSSSLVVIRANIPGEKKGSIESNWIVYRIFLECKKKMKPVKIFHSYTDEEGLIFFLIVNSPPLEVKALSIQIENTEALGRLADIDVLNSEKLFSRSDFPKDNQKRKCFLCEKDAVICARSRTHSKKEIMDFILDKVHQDWSYGKPSYHGQFPDKELFELLGNLTESSLLTELCRPLGFGCVTANSQGSHKDMDFLLMLECIPLIGNAIKNLSAKDCASFEALREYGKKQEECLFDLTGGVNTYKGALFLLLILNACTFRIIKEKKSFADLSREISAFSLPLKKDFELKACSPASLQAFNNLGSRGVRGLALSGFAEHFQVWFPLYKKTFSEGEDFVKIIVKMIESTCDTTIIKRKGEKALLEVQNKANSLLSIKDGSAQERAITEFSAWCEKNNISTGGTADKIIILYNLELIEWIVGVF, from the coding sequence ATGAGCCTATCCTTATTGGAAAAAAGAGAAAAGACCGATACTTTTGAAAAAAAGCTTTTACACAGTTTTCCGTCTTCAAGCCTTGTAGTGATAAGGGCAAATATTCCGGGTGAAAAAAAAGGTTCAATCGAATCGAATTGGATTGTATACCGCATTTTTTTGGAATGTAAAAAAAAGATGAAGCCTGTCAAAATTTTTCATTCCTATACCGATGAAGAGGGCCTAATCTTTTTTTTGATTGTAAACTCTCCTCCCTTGGAAGTGAAGGCTTTAAGCATACAAATTGAAAATACCGAAGCTTTAGGCCGCCTTGCCGATATTGATGTTTTAAATTCAGAAAAACTTTTTTCGCGCAGCGATTTTCCCAAAGATAATCAGAAGCGGAAATGTTTTTTGTGCGAAAAAGATGCCGTTATCTGTGCAAGAAGCCGCACTCATTCCAAAAAAGAAATAATGGATTTTATCTTAGATAAGGTTCATCAAGATTGGTCTTACGGCAAGCCCTCTTACCACGGGCAGTTTCCCGATAAAGAGCTTTTTGAACTTTTAGGTAATTTAACCGAGAGCTCCCTCCTTACAGAGCTATGCCGTCCCTTGGGCTTCGGCTGTGTTACGGCAAATTCCCAAGGCTCTCACAAGGATATGGATTTTTTACTCATGCTTGAATGTATTCCCCTAATCGGGAATGCAATTAAAAATTTAAGTGCAAAAGATTGTGCTTCCTTTGAGGCCTTGCGCGAATACGGAAAAAAACAAGAAGAATGCCTCTTCGATTTAACGGGAGGAGTGAACACCTACAAGGGGGCTTTATTTTTGCTTCTTATTTTGAACGCCTGCACCTTCCGCATAATAAAAGAAAAAAAATCCTTTGCCGATTTAAGCAGGGAAATATCAGCCTTTTCTCTTCCATTAAAAAAAGATTTTGAGCTTAAAGCCTGCTCCCCGGCTTCTTTACAAGCCTTTAATAATTTAGGGAGCAGGGGAGTGAGGGGCTTAGCCCTTTCAGGCTTCGCAGAGCACTTTCAAGTTTGGTTTCCCCTCTATAAAAAAACTTTTTCGGAAGGCGAGGACTTTGTAAAAATTATTGTTAAGATGATTGAAAGCACCTGCGACACTACAATTATAAAGCGTAAGGGGGAAAAGGCCTTACTTGAAGTACAAAACAAAGCTAACAGTCTTCTTAGTATCAAGGATGGTTCAGCTCAAGAAAGAGCTATTACCGAATTTTCTGCATGGTGTGAAAAAAACAATATCTCTACAGGCGGAACAGCCGATAAGATTATAATTTTGTATAATCTGGAGCTGATAGAGTGGATTGTCGGAGTGTTTTAA
- the aroH gene encoding chorismate mutase encodes MSLIKKLRALRGAVCCEDSQESISSAVVSLYSQILKENSLSEKNIVSIQFTVTDDIRALNPASALRKNGFAKNTPLFCALEPCIEASLPKTIRILIYYYSRRKPIHVYIGGAKVLRPDLIKNKDK; translated from the coding sequence ATGAGCCTGATAAAAAAATTAAGAGCTTTGCGCGGAGCTGTATGCTGTGAAGACAGTCAAGAAAGCATATCTTCGGCTGTTGTCAGTCTTTACAGTCAAATATTAAAGGAAAATTCCTTATCCGAAAAAAATATAGTTTCAATACAGTTTACTGTTACCGATGATATAAGGGCTTTAAACCCAGCCTCAGCCTTAAGAAAGAACGGTTTTGCGAAAAATACTCCGCTTTTTTGTGCTTTGGAGCCTTGCATAGAAGCCAGCTTACCTAAAACTATTCGAATTTTAATTTATTATTATTCTAGGAGAAAACCGATTCATGTTTATATAGGCGGAGCCAAGGTTTTAAGGCCTGATTTAATAAAAAACAAGGATAAATAA
- a CDS encoding Rpn family recombination-promoting nuclease/putative transposase, with protein sequence MRKNFDDLTIADDFMFCKIMQDEEICKTFLKLTLADKIGKISYLSSQNAISTGSEAKSIRLDILVKDETGKSYDIEMQAVNEHNLPKRMRYYQAALDILFLDKGEHYSSLNDSYIIFLCLFDSVGKDIPLYTFENICLEDRKTLLNDGAKKIIINANAFKKAKDKNLSGFLEYVKTGKVTTDFAGRIEKMIEKLKNNEQARSEYRFISGFEMDAHHYGRQEGWKEGRKEGRQEGLAQGFKDGVMQTAKNLIDIGLSVENISKATGLSCGEIEKLKIKS encoded by the coding sequence ATGAGGAAAAACTTTGATGATTTAACCATTGCAGACGACTTTATGTTTTGCAAAATTATGCAAGATGAAGAAATTTGCAAAACATTTCTCAAACTGACTTTAGCCGATAAAATAGGTAAAATCTCATATTTATCATCTCAAAATGCAATAAGTACCGGCTCGGAAGCTAAGTCTATACGTCTTGATATTTTAGTCAAAGATGAAACCGGTAAATCATATGATATTGAAATGCAGGCAGTTAATGAGCATAATCTTCCTAAGCGTATGCGTTACTATCAGGCAGCACTAGACATTTTATTTTTAGACAAGGGAGAACATTATAGCAGCCTAAATGACAGCTATATAATATTTCTTTGTCTTTTTGATTCGGTCGGGAAAGATATACCCCTTTATACCTTTGAAAACATTTGCCTTGAAGACAGAAAAACGCTTCTAAATGACGGAGCAAAGAAAATAATAATAAATGCAAATGCTTTTAAAAAGGCGAAGGATAAAAATTTAAGCGGATTTTTAGAATATGTAAAAACCGGTAAGGTTACAACAGATTTTGCAGGGAGGATAGAAAAGATGATAGAAAAATTAAAAAACAACGAACAAGCTCGCAGCGAATACCGCTTTATCTCAGGTTTTGAAATGGATGCTCATCACTACGGCAGACAAGAAGGCTGGAAAGAAGGCAGAAAAGAAGGCAGACAAGAAGGTTTAGCTCAAGGGTTTAAAGATGGTGTAATGCAGACTGCAAAAAACTTAATTGATATAGGTTTGTCTGTTGAAAATATCTCGAAAGCTACAGGTTTAAGCTGTGGGGAAATAGAAAAACTTAAAATTAAGTCCTAA
- the sdaAB gene encoding L-serine ammonia-lyase, iron-sulfur-dependent subunit beta, giving the protein MDIFDIIGPIMIGPSSSHTAGAVRIGYLTRVLLAEPAIKARVYLHGSFAYTYKGHGTDRAIAAGIMGMKPENERIRSSLTLAKEQGLDITFEPIDIPNAHPNTALIEVTGIDGKELSVQGSSIGGGNILITKINGKPVELSGKNPTLVVEYQDIPGRIAAITSVTAKYKINISQIHIGRDYRGGTATMCLQMDGLSVGPELKEDILDIDHIHNVILIQPV; this is encoded by the coding sequence ATGGATATCTTCGATATTATAGGCCCCATTATGATAGGGCCGTCCAGTTCGCACACGGCTGGAGCCGTAAGAATAGGATATTTAACAAGAGTTCTTCTTGCAGAGCCGGCTATAAAGGCAAGAGTGTATTTACACGGTTCATTTGCCTATACCTATAAGGGGCACGGCACCGACAGGGCTATAGCTGCCGGTATTATGGGAATGAAACCGGAAAATGAGCGTATAAGAAGCAGCCTTACCCTTGCAAAAGAGCAAGGTTTGGACATTACCTTTGAACCTATAGACATTCCTAATGCCCATCCTAACACTGCCTTAATTGAAGTAACCGGCATTGACGGAAAGGAGCTTTCCGTTCAAGGTTCATCCATAGGCGGAGGAAACATCTTAATTACAAAAATAAACGGAAAACCTGTAGAGCTAAGCGGTAAAAATCCTACACTCGTAGTAGAATATCAGGATATTCCAGGAAGAATAGCCGCCATAACAAGTGTAACGGCAAAATACAAGATAAATATTTCTCAAATTCATATCGGAAGGGATTACCGAGGAGGAACCGCCACAATGTGCCTTCAAATGGACGGTTTAAGCGTCGGCCCCGAATTAAAGGAAGATATTTTAGATATTGATCACATACACAATGTCATTCTAATTCAGCCGGTATAA
- a CDS encoding DUF2259 domain-containing protein, with protein MRKALISFCFIFCAFFLFAGDIATFVNLGFSPDGSKFAFGQYGLTDETYRAYAEIYGVDVAENKFLPSGRFITSPTSETADKDSKNIFLSLLDRAKPSLLKWKISDKNEGRSVYAATDSTINETTLMFKDFETNDEYKVMIYKDKKSNLEASFYIEVEIVKPNGNKIKKSAGQKGKTRSGVRDYAIKKVIIDDTNTSLIFVIEKHQYDKTGNSIRYMVETIKL; from the coding sequence ATGCGTAAAGCTCTGATTTCTTTTTGTTTTATTTTTTGTGCTTTTTTTCTTTTTGCAGGTGATATTGCTACCTTTGTTAATTTGGGTTTTTCACCTGACGGCAGTAAATTTGCTTTCGGACAATACGGGTTAACCGATGAGACCTATCGTGCCTATGCAGAAATTTATGGAGTAGATGTAGCAGAAAATAAGTTTTTGCCTTCAGGCCGCTTTATAACAAGCCCTACCTCAGAGACAGCCGATAAGGACAGTAAGAATATATTTTTAAGCCTTTTAGACAGGGCGAAACCTTCTCTTCTCAAATGGAAAATAAGCGATAAAAATGAGGGAAGATCCGTTTATGCAGCTACGGATTCTACAATAAATGAAACAACCTTGATGTTTAAAGACTTTGAAACCAATGACGAATATAAGGTTATGATCTACAAGGATAAAAAATCCAATTTAGAAGCATCCTTTTATATTGAAGTTGAAATTGTAAAGCCTAACGGAAATAAGATAAAAAAGTCAGCCGGTCAAAAAGGTAAAACGAGATCCGGTGTGCGCGATTATGCAATTAAAAAAGTAATTATCGATGATACAAACACAAGCCTCATCTTTGTAATCGAAAAACATCAGTACGATAAAACAGGAAATTCCATCAGATATATGGTGGAGACAATTAAGCTGTAA
- a CDS encoding DUF2715 domain-containing protein, producing MKKIVVIFVLFIFVFGMAFSNDVEEKQNKPEKPIEFTVSPLIGFGNIASATYLKENWTAFTIGFNLGLNTKNGFTFMLSEYFLLNGKVKATDYPVRYDSYVDGYIYDDVVLNLKGALWEGSALFGYTYKNIKNTHVTAAAGLTLGVGFPKINKINNSTEHNNDGFTHNIKFVNFGLPLHVGIKYFFTKKIGIEASITEVLSFGMINSTNRLDGFYTGFINGFFLKFGPVFRF from the coding sequence ATGAAGAAAATAGTAGTTATTTTCGTATTATTTATTTTTGTTTTTGGAATGGCATTTTCTAATGATGTTGAAGAAAAGCAAAACAAACCGGAAAAACCGATTGAATTTACCGTATCACCGCTCATAGGTTTTGGGAACATTGCTTCGGCGACATATTTAAAAGAAAATTGGACTGCATTTACTATTGGTTTTAATTTAGGTCTTAATACCAAAAACGGTTTTACTTTTATGTTAAGTGAATATTTTTTATTAAACGGAAAAGTAAAAGCTACGGATTATCCTGTAAGATATGATAGTTATGTAGACGGATATATTTATGATGATGTTGTTTTGAATTTGAAAGGTGCTTTATGGGAGGGTAGTGCTCTTTTTGGGTATACTTATAAGAATATAAAAAATACTCATGTCACAGCTGCAGCGGGTCTAACTTTAGGTGTCGGTTTTCCTAAAATAAATAAAATTAACAATAGCACGGAACACAACAATGACGGATTTACGCATAATATTAAGTTTGTTAATTTTGGACTTCCTCTTCATGTCGGGATCAAATATTTTTTTACAAAGAAGATTGGAATTGAAGCTTCAATTACTGAAGTACTTTCTTTTGGTATGATAAATTCTACAAACAGGCTTGATGGTTTTTATACCGGTTTTATTAACGGTTTTTTCTTAAAATTTGGACCTGTTTTTAGATTTTAA
- a CDS encoding Fe-S-containing hydro-lyase codes for MSEMKKLTTPLTREDLKDVKAGDIVLLTGYIYTGRDAAHKRLCELLEKGEKLPIDVKGAVMYYVGPSPAKPGEPIGSAGPTTSYRMDAYTPQLLDEGLMAMVGKGKRNDEVVAKIIEHGACYFAAIGGAAALIKSRIKSAEVICYEDLGAEAVRKLYVEDFPVTCIIDSKGNNLYKLGREEYLKSLN; via the coding sequence ATGTCTGAAATGAAAAAACTTACAACACCCCTTACAAGGGAAGATTTAAAAGATGTTAAGGCCGGAGATATCGTTTTATTAACGGGTTATATTTATACAGGGCGCGACGCAGCTCATAAACGCTTGTGCGAGCTTTTGGAAAAAGGAGAAAAACTCCCGATAGATGTAAAGGGAGCTGTCATGTACTATGTAGGACCGAGCCCTGCAAAGCCCGGAGAGCCCATAGGTTCTGCAGGACCTACCACCAGCTACCGCATGGATGCCTATACTCCCCAGCTTTTAGATGAGGGACTCATGGCCATGGTCGGAAAGGGAAAAAGAAACGATGAGGTGGTTGCAAAAATAATAGAGCATGGAGCCTGCTATTTTGCCGCTATCGGAGGAGCTGCCGCCCTAATCAAAAGCCGAATTAAATCGGCTGAGGTTATCTGCTATGAAGATTTGGGAGCTGAAGCTGTCCGTAAGCTCTATGTTGAAGACTTCCCCGTAACATGCATCATCGATTCTAAGGGGAATAACCTTTACAAGCTGGGCCGTGAAGAGTATTTAAAAAGCCTCAACTAA
- a CDS encoding fumarate hydratase: MHIVEAKKITEEVKRMAIEAAYYLPQDVLTSLKMSREAEKWSLARDTLDQIIENADIAKRTNSPMCQDTGMAVIFVTIGQDVHIEGGYIEDAINEGVRQGYTEGYLRKSVVADPVYNRVNTKDNTPAVIHYNIVPGDKLHIMFAGKGFGSENMSRLAMLKPSDGIEGVKKFILETVELAGPNPCPPIVVGVGIGGTVDKVTLIAKKALMRPMDSYNPDPFYADLEKEMLEKVNALGIGPQGYGGKTTALRVLIETYPTHIAGLPICVNINCHATRHKEVTL, encoded by the coding sequence ATGCACATTGTAGAAGCAAAAAAAATTACGGAAGAAGTTAAAAGGATGGCCATAGAGGCTGCCTATTATCTTCCGCAAGATGTATTAACAAGTTTAAAGATGTCGCGGGAAGCCGAAAAATGGAGTCTGGCCCGTGATACTCTCGATCAGATTATAGAAAACGCCGATATTGCAAAAAGAACGAATTCGCCCATGTGCCAAGATACGGGAATGGCCGTAATCTTTGTTACGATCGGGCAGGATGTACACATTGAAGGCGGCTACATTGAAGACGCTATCAATGAGGGTGTAAGGCAGGGCTACACTGAAGGATATTTAAGAAAATCCGTTGTTGCCGATCCGGTTTACAACAGGGTAAACACAAAGGATAATACGCCTGCCGTAATTCATTATAATATTGTTCCCGGCGATAAACTTCATATTATGTTTGCAGGCAAGGGCTTCGGCTCCGAGAATATGTCCCGCCTTGCAATGCTTAAACCTTCCGACGGTATTGAGGGGGTAAAAAAATTTATATTGGAAACTGTAGAACTTGCAGGGCCCAACCCCTGTCCTCCCATTGTTGTAGGAGTCGGAATAGGAGGCACTGTAGATAAGGTAACCTTAATAGCCAAAAAAGCCTTAATGAGACCGATGGATAGTTATAACCCCGATCCTTTCTATGCAGATTTAGAAAAAGAAATGCTTGAAAAAGTAAATGCCTTAGGAATTGGCCCCCAAGGTTACGGCGGAAAGACTACAGCTTTGCGTGTTTTAATTGAAACCTATCCTACACATATTGCAGGTCTTCCTATTTGTGTAAATATAAACTGTCATGCAACACGCCATAAGGAAGTTACTTTATAA
- the sdaAA gene encoding L-serine ammonia-lyase, iron-sulfur-dependent, subunit alpha produces the protein MKTKTIDYKKIEDLIKKASEKSVRISDIILEDQSTSLEESKEHCFERMHKHLTVMLEAIDKGTNPDIRSTSGLTGGDAYKIYERAENGKALCGPLLANGIRMAMAVSELNASMGKIVAAPTAGSCGILPGAIGAVLKTKDVKKEDAVMSLFTAGAIGMVIANTASISGAEGGCQAECGSASAMAAGAIVEMCGGTPEMVGHATAIAIKCILGLVCDPVAGLVEVPCVKRNASGVSLAFTAAELALAGIKSAIPVDEVIIAMKKIGDSMPSSLRETAEGGLACTATGKRLQKEIFGQKL, from the coding sequence ATGAAAACAAAAACAATAGACTATAAAAAAATTGAAGACCTTATAAAAAAAGCTTCAGAAAAATCTGTAAGAATTTCGGATATTATTTTGGAAGATCAAAGCACTTCTCTTGAAGAAAGCAAAGAACATTGTTTCGAAAGAATGCATAAGCATTTAACTGTCATGCTTGAAGCTATCGATAAGGGAACAAACCCTGATATAAGATCGACAAGCGGTCTTACAGGCGGAGACGCCTATAAAATCTATGAAAGAGCAGAAAACGGCAAGGCTCTCTGCGGCCCTCTCCTTGCAAACGGCATAAGAATGGCAATGGCAGTTTCGGAATTAAACGCTTCAATGGGAAAGATAGTTGCAGCCCCAACTGCCGGCTCTTGCGGTATCCTTCCCGGAGCAATCGGAGCTGTTCTTAAAACAAAGGATGTAAAAAAAGAAGATGCCGTTATGTCTCTTTTTACGGCAGGAGCTATAGGCATGGTTATAGCTAATACTGCCTCCATTTCGGGAGCTGAAGGCGGATGTCAAGCAGAATGCGGCTCAGCTTCTGCAATGGCAGCAGGTGCCATAGTAGAAATGTGCGGAGGCACCCCTGAAATGGTAGGTCATGCTACAGCCATTGCAATTAAATGTATCCTAGGCCTTGTCTGCGACCCGGTGGCTGGCTTGGTTGAAGTTCCTTGCGTAAAAAGGAATGCTTCAGGCGTAAGTTTAGCTTTTACGGCAGCGGAACTTGCTCTTGCAGGAATTAAAAGTGCTATCCCTGTAGATGAGGTTATAATAGCCATGAAAAAAATAGGGGATTCCATGCCTTCATCCTTGCGTGAAACAGCAGAAGGCGGCCTTGCCTGCACAGCTACAGGCAAAAGACTCCAAAAAGAAATATTCGGACAAAAATTATAA